A portion of the Catenulispora sp. GP43 genome contains these proteins:
- a CDS encoding N-acetylglucosamine kinase: MADPCVVGLDVGGSHSRAVLATVDGRTLGTGHAGGGNPTVLGAAAAVANIVAALRAALGDVPGERVGACVVGLAGVSTLMADPKAPRVLEQAWADAGLTCPVPVVSDVTVSFAAGTPAPDGTLLVSGTGAVAARMRDRLPARFSDGYGWLLGDEGSGFWIGRQAARAAIAAADGRRPMAHLATAVLARLLDQRSEQEAESGDPTPTAAHPSAPVHPAATGALPPAASIGEGFTLRGRKRAAELVRAVTAQPTVALAGLAPLVMAAYELGDPAAVRIVAEAAQALVESLATLAPAPGEPVVLGGSVLVSRSPVFQAVAAAIGRRWPDSPVGLAADGAAGAAWLAARRLLGAEAAAAGHAVFTGANHQFAEFS; encoded by the coding sequence ATGGCGGACCCGTGCGTGGTGGGGCTCGACGTCGGGGGGTCGCATTCGCGGGCCGTGCTGGCCACCGTCGACGGGCGCACGCTGGGGACCGGGCATGCCGGCGGCGGGAATCCGACCGTGCTGGGCGCCGCGGCCGCCGTCGCGAACATCGTGGCGGCGTTGCGGGCGGCGCTGGGCGACGTGCCCGGCGAGCGGGTCGGGGCCTGCGTGGTGGGGCTCGCCGGCGTCAGTACCCTGATGGCTGATCCGAAGGCGCCGCGGGTGCTGGAGCAGGCCTGGGCCGACGCCGGCCTGACCTGTCCGGTGCCGGTGGTCTCGGACGTCACCGTGTCCTTCGCCGCCGGCACCCCCGCCCCCGACGGCACGCTGCTGGTCTCCGGTACCGGCGCCGTCGCCGCCCGCATGCGCGACCGCCTGCCGGCCCGCTTCAGCGACGGCTACGGCTGGCTGCTCGGCGACGAGGGGTCCGGCTTCTGGATCGGACGCCAGGCCGCGCGTGCCGCCATCGCCGCCGCCGACGGCCGCCGGCCGATGGCACACCTCGCCACGGCGGTGCTGGCGCGACTGCTGGATCAGAGGTCTGAACAGGAGGCTGAGTCAGGCGACCCCACCCCGACCGCCGCGCACCCGTCAGCCCCCGTCCATCCCGCCGCCACCGGCGCGCTCCCGCCGGCCGCCAGCATCGGCGAGGGCTTCACGCTGCGCGGCCGCAAGCGCGCCGCCGAGCTCGTCCGGGCCGTGACCGCGCAGCCGACGGTCGCCCTGGCCGGGCTCGCCCCGCTGGTGATGGCCGCCTACGAGCTCGGCGACCCGGCGGCGGTGCGCATCGTCGCCGAGGCGGCGCAGGCCCTGGTGGAGAGCCTGGCCACGCTCGCGCCGGCGCCCGGGGAGCCGGTGGTGCTGGGCGGCTCGGTGCTGGTCAGCCGCTCGCCGGTGTTCCAGGCGGTGGCCGCGGCGATCGGCCGGCGCTGGCCGGACTCGCCGGTGGGGCTGGCCGCCGACGGCGCCGCCGGGGCCGCCTGGCTGGCCGCGCGGCGGCTGCTGGGGGCCGAGGCGGCGGCGGCCGGGCACGCGGTGTTCACCGGTGCGAACCATCAGTTCGCAGAATTCTCATAA
- a CDS encoding GH25 family lysozyme has translation MSTLGIRSARSSRRLAVLALAVATAGAVLLPAGGSTAAAGAPVVQANPHPGYARTVSGQLVKVDTTWHNTPVHPTVATHPQLDHMGSTIPAHEPTARGAARPAVTPDSVPQLPGIDVSAYQGNLDWAGIAPNIDFSYAKASEGTYYTNPDFYNQYVGPYDQGLIRGAYHFANPNDSSGSAQADYFVTNGGGWSSDGLTLPGMLDIEYNPYGSECYGLSGSQMTSWIWDFVNEYAARTGVYPVIYSTTDWWNTCTSDDTNFANYDPLFIANYAASGGGTLPPGWGFYTFWQYADSGSEPGDQDVFNGPYSQLQVLARNG, from the coding sequence ATGTCCACCCTCGGAATCCGGTCCGCGCGCTCCTCGCGCCGCCTGGCCGTGCTGGCGCTGGCCGTGGCCACCGCCGGGGCGGTGCTCCTGCCGGCCGGCGGCAGCACGGCCGCGGCCGGCGCCCCCGTCGTCCAGGCGAACCCGCACCCGGGTTACGCGCGGACCGTCTCGGGCCAGTTGGTCAAGGTCGACACCACCTGGCACAACACGCCGGTGCACCCCACGGTGGCGACCCACCCGCAGCTCGACCACATGGGTTCCACGATCCCGGCCCACGAGCCGACCGCGCGCGGTGCCGCGCGGCCGGCCGTGACGCCGGACTCGGTGCCGCAACTGCCGGGCATCGACGTCAGTGCCTACCAGGGCAACCTGGACTGGGCCGGCATCGCACCCAACATCGACTTCTCTTACGCGAAGGCGAGCGAGGGCACGTACTACACCAATCCCGACTTCTACAACCAGTACGTCGGGCCCTACGACCAGGGACTGATCCGCGGCGCCTACCACTTCGCGAACCCCAACGACTCCAGCGGGTCGGCGCAGGCCGACTACTTCGTCACCAACGGCGGCGGCTGGTCCTCCGACGGTCTCACCCTGCCCGGGATGCTCGACATCGAGTACAACCCCTACGGCTCGGAGTGCTACGGCCTGAGCGGAAGCCAGATGACCAGCTGGATCTGGGACTTCGTGAACGAGTACGCGGCGCGCACCGGCGTCTACCCGGTGATCTACTCGACCACCGACTGGTGGAACACCTGCACCAGCGACGACACGAACTTCGCGAACTACGACCCGCTGTTCATCGCGAACTACGCGGCCTCCGGCGGCGGCACGCTGCCTCCGGGCTGGGGCTTCTACACCTTCTGGCAGTACGCGGACTCCGGTTCGGAGCCCGGCGACCAGGACGTGTTCAACGGCCCGTACAGCCAGCTGCAGGTCCTGGCCAGGAACGGCTGA
- a CDS encoding class I SAM-dependent methyltransferase — protein MPDVSPQELHLDRERAGSFGSVAERYDRYRPRYPSELIDDLAGLRPAKVLDVGCGTGKAAVALVERGLSVLGVEVDERMARVARGHGVEVQVAAFESWDAAGRTFDLITCGDAWHWIDPERGVAKAAEVLNAGGTIARFWTSTALDEAVSAAFDPIYRMYAPEVTQVWHSAQSMPRVHASSDDLFERSASFLPVEMRSYQWERSFDSDEWVGLAATVSDHRKLGAERLKVLLSALRLKINELGGTIHSHHETYALLAQRV, from the coding sequence ATGCCGGATGTGTCGCCCCAGGAGCTACATCTCGATCGCGAGCGGGCCGGATCATTCGGGTCCGTGGCCGAGCGGTATGACCGGTACCGACCGAGGTATCCCAGCGAGTTGATCGACGACCTGGCCGGCTTGCGGCCCGCAAAGGTTCTCGATGTCGGATGTGGCACCGGCAAGGCCGCTGTGGCACTCGTCGAACGTGGTCTGTCCGTTCTCGGCGTCGAGGTGGACGAGCGCATGGCCCGGGTCGCCCGCGGCCATGGCGTCGAGGTGCAGGTTGCCGCCTTCGAGTCATGGGATGCGGCGGGGCGCACGTTCGACCTCATCACGTGCGGTGACGCCTGGCACTGGATCGACCCCGAGCGCGGGGTCGCCAAAGCCGCCGAGGTACTGAATGCGGGTGGGACCATCGCGCGGTTCTGGACGTCGACGGCATTGGACGAGGCCGTCAGCGCCGCCTTCGACCCCATTTACCGCATGTATGCGCCGGAAGTCACACAGGTCTGGCATTCGGCACAGAGCATGCCGCGAGTGCACGCCTCCAGCGACGACCTCTTCGAACGAAGCGCCTCATTCTTGCCGGTGGAAATGCGGAGTTACCAGTGGGAGCGCAGCTTCGACAGCGATGAATGGGTCGGCCTTGCGGCAACTGTCAGCGATCACCGGAAACTCGGGGCTGAGCGCCTCAAGGTGTTGCTGTCGGCACTCCGATTGAAGATCAATGAGCTTGGTGGCACCATCCACTCCCACCATGAGACCTATGCTCTCCTCGCCCAGCGGGTCTAG
- a CDS encoding tol-pal system YbgF family protein, protein MSRVQLSGAEAMELLQRGENAADDLDWPVVAACYEEFLTAFPDTPISPELWFDAALANKFLRNWQKAYELGRQAALRAGEPAGSPAWWNLGIAATMVGDWGTAREAWTNYGVPLSPGEGEIEDGFGSALVRLDPDGEAEVVWVRRICPTRARILSVPYGRRRFGEIVVHDGAPTGERRVEDHTFPVFDELALWRESPTATWLAQVTAPAPRDMTALADAFDDAGLAMEPVDSLTFHCTCCPRGPLTAGTTVLAGARDILLAAPDEQTATKILTGWAVPGTGRAWHAIHAKA, encoded by the coding sequence ATGAGCCGGGTTCAGCTGTCGGGCGCTGAAGCCATGGAGTTGCTGCAACGGGGCGAGAACGCCGCCGACGACTTGGACTGGCCGGTGGTCGCCGCCTGCTACGAGGAGTTCCTGACCGCCTTTCCGGACACGCCGATCAGCCCCGAGCTCTGGTTCGACGCGGCGCTGGCCAACAAGTTCCTGCGGAACTGGCAGAAGGCGTACGAGCTGGGCCGGCAGGCGGCGCTGCGGGCCGGGGAGCCGGCCGGCAGCCCGGCGTGGTGGAACCTGGGGATCGCGGCCACGATGGTCGGCGACTGGGGCACGGCGCGGGAGGCGTGGACCAACTACGGCGTCCCGCTGTCCCCCGGCGAGGGCGAGATCGAGGACGGGTTCGGCTCGGCCCTGGTGCGCCTGGACCCCGACGGCGAGGCCGAGGTGGTCTGGGTGCGGCGGATCTGCCCCACCCGGGCCCGCATCCTGTCGGTGCCCTACGGCCGGCGCCGCTTCGGCGAGATCGTCGTGCACGACGGCGCCCCGACCGGCGAGCGCCGGGTCGAGGACCACACCTTCCCGGTCTTCGACGAGTTGGCGCTGTGGCGGGAGTCGCCGACCGCGACCTGGCTGGCCCAGGTGACGGCCCCGGCGCCGCGGGACATGACCGCGCTGGCGGACGCCTTCGACGACGCCGGGCTGGCGATGGAGCCGGTGGACAGCCTGACGTTCCACTGCACCTGCTGCCCCCGCGGCCCGCTGACCGCGGGCACCACGGTGCTGGCCGGGGCGCGGGACATACTGCTGGCCGCGCCCGACGAGCAGACCGCCACAAAGATCCTCACCGGCTGGGCCGTGCCGGGCACCGGACGGGCTTGGCACGCGATCCACGCCAAGGCGTGA
- a CDS encoding N-acetylglucosamine kinase: MPSASPVAPTPDAASADAAGAAVTRNGVVLGVEAGSTLVEAVVATVGGEVIGRGRSALANPTALPIADVVAHLSDAVAQALGTVAPASVAGVVVGAAGILRYSRGPSAEALAKTWVDAGLTCPVSVVADAVTAFAAGTPRRSGSVLIAGVGSIAARVEGEEVTARIDGNGWLVGDDGSGFWIGRQAVRAVFAALDGRGEQTLLAPAVLATVTGDDVVPHSTDEQIAALRDAVYDGPPIALAALAPLVSAAATAGDRVAQRIVDRAVSLLMATATALAGDNPDEPLVLAGSLLTAPGPIGAEVQRRLAGHHGGTPLIAAPGAVGAAWLAARVLEPGIDAGVHARLAGGAGAAAE, encoded by the coding sequence ATGCCGTCGGCTTCACCCGTCGCCCCGACCCCGGACGCCGCGTCCGCCGACGCCGCCGGTGCCGCCGTCACCCGGAACGGGGTCGTGCTGGGCGTGGAGGCCGGATCGACGCTGGTGGAGGCGGTGGTCGCGACCGTCGGCGGCGAAGTGATCGGCCGCGGCCGCTCAGCCCTGGCGAACCCCACAGCTCTCCCCATCGCGGACGTCGTGGCGCACCTGAGCGACGCGGTCGCCCAGGCCCTGGGCACGGTCGCACCGGCCTCGGTGGCCGGCGTGGTGGTCGGCGCGGCGGGCATCCTGCGCTACTCCCGGGGGCCCAGCGCCGAGGCCCTGGCCAAGACCTGGGTGGACGCCGGCCTGACCTGCCCGGTGTCCGTGGTCGCCGACGCGGTGACCGCCTTCGCGGCCGGCACCCCGCGCCGCAGCGGCTCGGTCCTGATCGCCGGCGTCGGCTCGATAGCGGCCCGCGTCGAGGGCGAGGAGGTCACCGCCCGCATCGACGGCAACGGCTGGCTCGTCGGCGACGACGGCTCCGGCTTCTGGATCGGCCGCCAGGCGGTCCGCGCGGTCTTCGCAGCCCTCGACGGCCGCGGCGAGCAGACCCTGCTGGCCCCGGCGGTCCTGGCCACGGTCACCGGCGACGACGTGGTCCCGCACTCCACCGACGAGCAGATCGCCGCCCTGCGCGACGCGGTCTACGACGGCCCCCCGATCGCCCTGGCGGCCCTGGCCCCACTGGTCTCGGCGGCGGCGACGGCCGGCGACCGCGTGGCGCAGCGCATCGTGGACCGCGCCGTCAGCCTCCTGATGGCCACAGCCACCGCCCTGGCCGGCGACAACCCCGACGAACCCCTGGTCCTGGCCGGCTCCCTGCTGACCGCCCCCGGCCCGATCGGCGCCGAAGTCCAGCGCCGCCTGGCCGGACACCACGGCGGCACCCCGCTGATCGCCGCCCCGGGCGCGGTCGGCGCCGCGTGGCTGGCGGCACGGGTGCTGGAGCCGGGGATCGACGCCGGGGTGCATGCGCGGCTGGCTGGCGGGGCGGGGGCGGCGGCGGAGTAG
- a CDS encoding 3-carboxymuconate cyclase, with translation MRTKNALSIVGVVAGTLGAVAVTGGQAQAAANRPAGAAHTTVYTETNAAAGNEVLAFRADGSAVGAYATGGTGTGAGLGSQGAVTAADGGRTLFAVNGGSDSVSEFAVAPSGALSLLGTFGAGTGPVSVAVHGDHVYVLGQNSVTAYWRLGGTLARIAQRPLSAGASGAAQVAVTPDGGALLVTEKGSSTLDVFALDFFGVPGPATGSASAGHTPFGFAFGRGGTAVVSNVGAGAGASSASGYQVRHGALRTTAAALPDGQTAACWVAVGPDGRTAYVENAGSGTVSTYAVASDGALRLLDATAAAPGGHVGDPAVSGGALWILDTAKGRIDDVPLAADGTPGAPSVTTTGVPASAAGLAAVTR, from the coding sequence GTGAGGACCAAGAACGCACTGTCCATCGTCGGGGTCGTCGCCGGGACACTGGGCGCCGTCGCCGTGACCGGCGGCCAGGCCCAGGCGGCCGCGAACCGTCCGGCCGGAGCCGCGCACACCACCGTCTACACCGAGACCAACGCCGCCGCCGGCAACGAGGTCCTCGCCTTCCGCGCCGACGGCTCGGCGGTGGGCGCCTACGCCACCGGGGGCACCGGGACCGGCGCCGGGCTGGGATCGCAGGGGGCTGTGACGGCCGCCGACGGCGGCCGCACGCTGTTCGCCGTCAACGGCGGCTCCGACAGCGTCTCGGAGTTCGCCGTGGCGCCCTCGGGCGCCCTGAGCCTGCTGGGGACCTTCGGGGCCGGCACGGGTCCGGTCAGCGTCGCCGTGCACGGCGACCACGTGTACGTCCTGGGTCAGAACTCTGTCACGGCCTACTGGCGACTCGGCGGCACCCTGGCCCGGATCGCGCAGCGGCCCCTGTCGGCCGGCGCCTCGGGTGCGGCGCAGGTGGCCGTGACGCCCGACGGCGGCGCGCTGCTGGTGACGGAGAAGGGCTCCAGCACGCTCGACGTGTTCGCGCTGGACTTCTTCGGCGTCCCGGGCCCGGCCACGGGGAGCGCCTCGGCCGGCCACACGCCGTTCGGCTTCGCGTTCGGGCGCGGCGGGACCGCCGTGGTGTCGAACGTCGGGGCCGGTGCCGGGGCCAGCTCGGCCAGCGGGTACCAGGTCCGGCACGGCGCGCTGCGCACCACCGCCGCCGCGCTGCCGGACGGGCAGACCGCGGCCTGCTGGGTCGCCGTCGGGCCGGACGGCCGGACCGCCTACGTCGAGAACGCCGGGTCCGGCACCGTGTCGACCTACGCGGTGGCCTCGGACGGTGCGCTGCGCCTGCTCGACGCGACCGCCGCGGCCCCCGGCGGTCACGTCGGCGACCCGGCCGTGTCCGGCGGCGCGCTGTGGATCCTGGACACCGCCAAGGGCCGGATCGACGACGTGCCGCTGGCCGCCGACGGCACGCCCGGGGCGCCGAGTGTCACCACCACCGGGGTCCCGGCCAGCGCGGCCGGTCTGGCGGCGGTGACGCGGTAG
- a CDS encoding N-acetylmuramoyl-L-alanine amidase, giving the protein MRRPRRRRALIPVVASALVAAAAAFVPAAHSAAATGTPAGPSTPADPGSRQAAFAAASAEFGVPLPVLMSVSYNESLWEAHGGKPSFSAGYGPMNLTNLTQAELNSAGFTSTFRTPDLLNAPALHTAAKAAALAGIDLATAETNDVQNIRAGAALLASYEKQYNHGALPPSVNLTAWTVGVARYAEASETKVAQVFADDVFTTIRTGQSATTQDGQTLSLASQPWAYDDPAAAKKLGLVSVVPPADPVHDPSLLSAPECPADLDCSYSPDGFYQLDPNDKSNYGGHDPANRPATTDIRYITLHDNEETNDGTLWLFHDPSYQASANYEVRSEDGHVTQMMPDEDIAWDSANESFYQHSIGIEQEGYALDGATWYSEQMYHSTASLVRYLAAKYNIPLDRQHILGHDNIPGSSDSRIASQHWDPGPYWNWSHFMDLLGQPIHPDAPPTSDVVAINPVFQLNQQVVSGCQNIQDLTPYPGPYHGAEWPNLNGPCPASYYINMPKQPTNFVWLRTAPSDSAPLLSDPYLHSDGSAGTTQADDWGDQAGTGQEFVVADRAPGGWIAIWFAGQKAWFHNDFGPLTAAPVKALTVVPKAGKTSVPIYTESFPEASAYPAAFTSWYGGVPRSQRIASKYTLTPGQAYVTDGKLLQSDWFNAFNIDGSAFMDQTDFKGTTQYYLITYNHRMAFVNAADVDVVPSTS; this is encoded by the coding sequence ATGAGACGCCCCCGCAGGCGCAGAGCCCTGATACCCGTGGTCGCCTCCGCGCTGGTCGCGGCGGCCGCGGCGTTCGTGCCGGCCGCGCACAGCGCCGCGGCGACCGGCACCCCGGCCGGTCCCTCCACCCCGGCCGACCCCGGCTCGCGCCAGGCCGCGTTCGCCGCGGCCTCGGCGGAGTTCGGTGTTCCGCTGCCGGTCCTGATGTCCGTGTCGTACAACGAGTCGCTGTGGGAGGCGCACGGCGGCAAGCCGAGCTTCTCGGCCGGCTACGGCCCGATGAACCTCACCAACCTGACCCAGGCCGAGCTCAACTCCGCCGGCTTCACCAGCACGTTCCGCACCCCGGACCTGCTCAACGCGCCGGCGCTGCACACCGCCGCGAAGGCCGCCGCGCTGGCCGGAATCGACCTGGCCACGGCCGAGACCAACGACGTGCAGAACATCCGGGCCGGCGCCGCGTTGCTGGCGTCTTATGAGAAGCAGTACAACCACGGCGCTCTGCCCCCGTCGGTGAACCTGACGGCCTGGACGGTCGGCGTGGCGCGCTACGCCGAGGCCTCGGAGACCAAGGTTGCGCAGGTCTTCGCCGACGACGTGTTCACCACCATCCGCACCGGCCAGTCGGCGACCACGCAGGACGGCCAGACGCTGTCGCTGGCCTCGCAGCCGTGGGCGTACGACGACCCGGCCGCCGCGAAGAAGCTGGGCCTGGTCAGCGTGGTCCCGCCGGCCGACCCGGTGCACGACCCGTCGCTGCTGTCCGCCCCGGAGTGCCCGGCCGACCTGGACTGCAGCTACTCCCCCGACGGCTTCTACCAGCTCGACCCCAACGACAAGTCGAACTACGGCGGGCACGACCCGGCGAACCGTCCGGCCACCACGGACATCCGCTACATCACCCTGCACGACAACGAGGAGACCAACGACGGGACGCTGTGGCTGTTCCACGACCCCTCGTACCAGGCCTCGGCGAACTACGAGGTGCGCTCCGAGGACGGGCACGTCACCCAGATGATGCCGGACGAGGACATCGCCTGGGACAGCGCGAACGAGTCCTTCTACCAGCACTCGATCGGCATCGAGCAGGAGGGCTACGCGCTCGACGGAGCCACCTGGTACAGCGAGCAGATGTACCACTCGACCGCCTCGCTGGTGCGCTACCTGGCGGCGAAGTACAACATCCCGCTGGACCGGCAGCACATCCTGGGACACGACAACATCCCCGGCAGCAGTGACAGCCGGATCGCCTCGCAGCACTGGGACCCGGGACCGTACTGGAACTGGTCGCACTTCATGGACCTGCTCGGCCAGCCGATCCACCCCGACGCCCCGCCGACGTCCGACGTCGTGGCGATCAACCCGGTGTTCCAGCTGAACCAGCAGGTGGTCTCCGGCTGCCAGAACATCCAGGACCTGACGCCGTACCCGGGGCCGTACCACGGTGCCGAGTGGCCGAACCTGAACGGGCCGTGCCCGGCGAGCTACTACATCAACATGCCCAAGCAGCCGACGAACTTCGTGTGGCTGCGGACCGCGCCCAGCGACAGCGCGCCGCTGCTGTCCGACCCCTACCTGCACTCGGACGGCTCGGCCGGCACCACCCAGGCCGATGACTGGGGCGACCAGGCCGGCACCGGGCAGGAGTTCGTGGTGGCCGACCGGGCGCCCGGGGGCTGGATCGCGATCTGGTTCGCCGGCCAGAAGGCGTGGTTCCACAACGACTTCGGACCGCTGACCGCCGCGCCGGTCAAGGCGCTGACGGTGGTGCCGAAGGCGGGCAAGACCAGCGTGCCGATCTACACCGAGTCCTTCCCGGAGGCCTCGGCGTACCCGGCGGCGTTCACGTCCTGGTACGGGGGCGTGCCGCGCTCGCAGCGGATCGCCTCGAAGTACACGCTGACGCCGGGGCAGGCGTACGTGACCGACGGGAAGCTGCTGCAGAGCGACTGGTTCAACGCCTTCAACATCGACGGGTCGGCGTTCATGGACCAGACCGACTTCAAGGGCACGACGCAGTACTACCTGATCACGTACAACCACCGGATGGCGTTCGTGAACGCCGCCGACGTGGACGTGGTGCCCTCGACGTCCTGA
- a CDS encoding lysozyme, which produces MVKISSHSALRTRRRALTALAIGALAGTAALAPSMAQATTYPHGDDVSSHQGNVNWSATKAAGAQFSYSKATEGTYYTNPYFAQQYNGAYNAGLIRGAYTFAIPNGSTGAAQADYFVAHGGGWSKDGKTLPGALDIEYNPYGAECYGLSQSAMVSWVSSFVNEYHAKTSRWAVIYTTTDWWSTCTGDSGAFANNDPLWIANYNGSAGTLPAGWGFYTIWQYADSGSMAGDQDVFNGDYSRVQALANG; this is translated from the coding sequence ATGGTCAAGATCTCGTCGCACAGCGCCCTTCGCACCCGGCGCCGCGCCCTCACGGCGCTGGCGATCGGCGCGCTGGCCGGCACCGCGGCGCTGGCGCCGTCGATGGCCCAGGCCACCACCTACCCCCACGGCGACGACGTGTCGTCCCACCAGGGCAACGTGAACTGGTCGGCGACCAAGGCCGCCGGCGCCCAGTTCTCGTACTCCAAGGCGACCGAGGGCACGTACTACACCAACCCGTACTTCGCCCAGCAGTACAACGGCGCCTACAACGCCGGGCTGATCCGCGGCGCGTACACCTTCGCCATCCCGAACGGCTCCACCGGCGCCGCGCAGGCCGACTACTTCGTCGCGCACGGCGGCGGCTGGTCCAAGGACGGCAAGACCCTGCCGGGCGCGCTGGACATCGAGTACAACCCCTACGGCGCCGAGTGCTACGGCCTGAGCCAGAGCGCGATGGTCAGCTGGGTGTCCTCGTTCGTCAACGAGTACCACGCCAAGACCAGCCGCTGGGCCGTCATCTACACCACCACCGACTGGTGGTCGACCTGCACCGGCGACTCCGGCGCCTTCGCCAACAACGACCCGCTGTGGATCGCGAACTACAACGGCTCGGCGGGCACGCTGCCGGCCGGCTGGGGCTTCTACACCATCTGGCAGTACGCCGACTCCGGCTCCATGGCCGGCGACCAGGACGTCTTCAACGGCGACTACAGCCGTGTACAGGCGCTGGCCAACGGCTAA
- a CDS encoding ABC transporter ATP-binding protein, translated as MEDTAAPGTSAAQHDPAAEPAPVPGQAPTDNAAAATPPVLSVRDLFVTFRSRHGRGRARAVDGVDLDIAPGEIVALVGESGCGKSTLARALTGLVVPTAGQVLHDGAPVSYKSRALKAYRRGVQLVLQDPAGALNPRRTVYEAVAEGLRIHGKSALGGFPDEKAKVADALSRAGLRPPERFLALHPHQLSGGQRQRVVIAGALVLDPQVLVADEPVASLDASVRGEILKLMLDLRAGTGLSALVVTHDLGLAWNIADRVAVMYLGRIVETGTVEEVLTAPKHPYTKALLSVVAESGQDPVILTGETPDSAAIPAGCRFHPRCPLVASGQAEQLGVAERCRTEDPKPLPATGRHAACHAADLLGVAAPDALNVPNALDAPHTPHAPHAPHAPQNAPTPSDDEGAP; from the coding sequence ATGGAAGACACGGCGGCGCCCGGCACCAGCGCGGCGCAGCACGACCCCGCAGCCGAGCCGGCCCCGGTGCCCGGCCAAGCCCCGACTGACAACGCCGCTGCGGCCACGCCCCCCGTCCTGTCCGTTCGCGACCTGTTCGTCACCTTCCGGTCCCGCCACGGCCGCGGCCGGGCCCGGGCCGTCGACGGCGTCGACCTGGACATCGCGCCGGGCGAGATCGTGGCGCTGGTCGGCGAGTCCGGCTGCGGCAAGTCCACCTTGGCGCGGGCGCTGACCGGTCTGGTCGTGCCGACGGCCGGTCAGGTGCTTCATGACGGCGCGCCGGTGTCGTACAAGTCGCGGGCGCTGAAGGCCTACCGGCGCGGTGTGCAGCTGGTCCTGCAGGACCCGGCCGGCGCGCTCAACCCGCGCCGCACGGTCTACGAAGCCGTCGCCGAAGGCCTGCGCATCCACGGGAAATCAGCCCTCGGCGGCTTCCCCGACGAGAAGGCCAAGGTCGCCGACGCCCTCTCGCGCGCCGGCCTGCGCCCGCCGGAGCGCTTCCTGGCCCTGCATCCGCACCAGCTCTCCGGCGGCCAGCGGCAGCGCGTGGTGATCGCCGGGGCGCTGGTGCTGGATCCGCAGGTGCTCGTCGCCGACGAGCCGGTCGCCTCCCTGGACGCCTCGGTGCGCGGGGAGATCCTGAAGCTGATGCTGGACCTGCGCGCCGGCACCGGGCTGTCCGCGCTGGTCGTCACCCACGACCTGGGCCTGGCCTGGAACATCGCCGACCGGGTCGCGGTGATGTACCTGGGGCGGATCGTGGAGACCGGCACCGTCGAGGAGGTCCTCACCGCGCCGAAGCACCCGTACACCAAGGCGCTGCTGTCGGTGGTCGCCGAGTCCGGTCAGGATCCGGTGATCCTGACCGGCGAGACCCCCGACTCCGCCGCCATCCCGGCCGGCTGCCGCTTCCATCCGCGCTGCCCGCTGGTGGCCTCCGGCCAGGCCGAGCAGCTCGGCGTGGCTGAGCGCTGCCGGACCGAGGACCCCAAGCCGCTGCCCGCCACCGGCCGGCACGCCGCCTGCCATGCCGCGGACCTGCTGGGCGTGGCCGCACCAGACGCACTGAACGTACCGAACGCACTCGACGCACCGCACACACCACACGCACCGCACGCACCGCACGCACCACAGAACGCTCCCACCCCCTCCGATGACGAAGGAGCCCCATGA